From Osmerus eperlanus unplaced genomic scaffold, fOsmEpe2.1 SCAFFOLD_482, whole genome shotgun sequence, one genomic window encodes:
- the LOC134016098 gene encoding myeloid-associated differentiation marker-like protein 2: MTPHSGPHLNKGALCSPLGAARLSQLALGCAVVAMVTHSAGYSGSYGVFCMAVWCFCFAVTTLVFFLDATRLHTCLPVSWDNLTVAFAALATLMYGTASVVYPVFFVRSECPYAGCEVRDFRIAVTTCSIAGTLAYGAEVVLSRARPGHTVVGYMATVSGLLKVVQGFVACIIFGALANGSEYSRHAATVYCVAVYAACFALTTLVVVLTVSGRTGAVRCLPFERLVVAYTLLAVLLYLSASVVWAVFCFDRKYGSPERPAWCPRGRCAWDSQVVVAAFSYVNLLLYLTDLAYSQRTHLMLTHSPRV; encoded by the exons atgACCCCGCACAGCGGCCCCCACCTCAACAAGGGGgcgctctgctcccctctcggAGCCGCCCGTCTCTCTCAGCTCGCCCTGGGCTGCGCCGTGGTCGCCATGGTGACGCACAGCGCCGGCTACAGCGGCTCGTACGGCGTGTTCTGCATGGCGGTGTGGTGCTTCTGCTTCGCCGTGACAACACTGGTGTTCTTCCTGGACGCCACGCGGCTGCACACCTGCCTGCCCGTCTCTTGGGACAACCTGACAGTCGCCTTCGCTGCCCTGGCAACACTCAT gtatGGGACAGCCTCGGTGGTGTACCCTGTGTTCTTTGTCCGCTCCGAGTGCCCATACGCCGGCTGCGAGGTCCGGGACTTCCGCATCGCCGTGACGACCTGCTCCATCGCCGGGACGCTGGCGTACGGTGCCGAGGTGGTTCTGTCCAGAGCCCGGCCCGGACACACCGTGGTGGGATACATGGCCACGGTCTCCGGCCtgctcaag gtggtCCAGGGCTTCGTGGCGTGCATCATCTTCGGCGCCCTCGCCAACGGCAGCGAGTACTCCCGCCACGCCGCCACCGTTTACTGTGTGGCCGTGTACGCCGCCTGCTTCGCCCTCACCACGCTGGTGGTGGTCCTCACCGTGTCCGGCCGTACCGGCGCTGTGCGCTGCCTGCCGTTCGAGCGTCTGGTGGTGGCCTACACCCTCCTGGCCGTCCTGCTCTACCTCAGCGCCTCCGTGGTGTGGGCGGTGTTCTGCTTCGACAGGAAGTACGGTTCTCCGGAGCGGCCGGCGTGGTGCCCGCGGGGCCGCTGTGCCTGGGACAGCCAGGTGGTGGTGGCGGCGTTTAGCTACGTCAACCTGCTGCTCTACCTGACTGACCTCGCCTACTCTCAGAGGACACACCTCATGCTCACGCACTCACCCCGCGTCTAG
- the LOC134016097 gene encoding pyrroline-5-carboxylate reductase 1, mitochondrial-like has product MSVGFIGAGQLAHALVKGFAAAGVIATQRITASSPDTDLPTVSGLRKMGVNLTTSNKEAVNRSDVLFLAVKPHIIPFVLDEIGPDIEDRHLIVSCAAGVTISSIEKKLLQYRPAPKVVRCMTNTPVVVREGATVYATGTHAELEDGRLLEQLMSSVGFCTEVEEDLIDAVTGLSGSGPAYAFTALEALADGGVKMGLPRRLAVRLGAQALLGAAKMLLDSEQHPGQLKDNVCSPGGATIHALHFLESGGFRSLLINAVEASCIRTRELQFLADQERISPAAIKKTTLNKVLQQPGVSVTGGGAANGKPGLNLLNGVKKKKN; this is encoded by the exons ATGAGCGTCGGTTTCATTGGAGCTGGCCAGCTGGCTCACGCTCTGGTTAAAGGCTTCGCTGCTGCCG gagTAATAGCCACCCAGAGGATAACAGCCAGCTCCCCAGACACCGACCTGCCCACTGTCTCTGGTCTCAGG AAAATGGGGGTGAACCTGACCACCAGCAACAAGGAGGCGGTGAACAGGAGCGACGTGCTGTTCCTGGCGGTCAAGCCTCACATCATCCCCTTCGTCCTGGACGAGATCGGCCCCGACATCGAGGACCGCCACCTCATCGTGTCCTGCGCCGCCGGCGTCACCATCAGCTCCATAGAGAAG AAGCTGCTGCAGTACCGGCCGGCCCCCAAGGTGGTGAGGTGCATGACCAACACCCCTGtggtggtgagggagggggccaCCGTCTACGCCACCGGGACACACgccgag CTGGAGGATGGGAGGCTACTGGAGCAGCTGATGAGCAGCGTGGGGTTCTGtactgaggtggaggaggacctcATCGACGCCGTCACCGGCCTCAGCGGCAGCGGGCCCGCATAC gccttCACAGCGCTGGAAGCCCTGGCAGATGGAGGCGTGAAGATGGGGTTGCCAAGGAGACTGGCTGTTCGGCTTGGAGCCCAAGCTCTACTG ggAGCAGCTAAGATGCTGCTGGACTCGGAGCAGCACCCAGGCCAGCTGAAGGACAACGTGTGCTCTCCAGGGGGCGCCACCATCCACGCGCTGCACTTCCTGGAGAGCGGAGGGTTCCGCTCCCTGCTCATCAACGCCGTGGAGGCCTCCTGCATACGCACGCG ggagcTCCAGTTCCTAGCGGACCAGGAGCGCATCTCCCCTGCAGCCATAAAGAAGACCACCCTGAACAaggtgctgcagcagccaggcGTGTCCGTGACCGGCGGCGGGGCCGCCAACGGCAAGCCTGGCCTCAACCTGCTCAACGgcgtgaagaagaagaagaactga